A section of the Mesorhizobium loti genome encodes:
- the mltG gene encoding endolytic transglycosylase MltG gives MNFVISSVMLLVLAAGVALYFGKQEFTEPGPSANGDTFLVKANTGVQDIADQLERRGLISDARVFRLGVRAFGNDSALKAGEYEIKPRASMRDIMELLKSGKSVMYSLTIPEGLTVEQALQRIADEPALSGDMPSTTPPEGSLATDTLRFTRGATRQQMIDKLLADQKKLVDEVWQRRAPDLPLANIEDFVTLASIVEKETGKGDERSRVAAVFLNRLAKGMRLQSDPTIIYGLFGGKGKPADRPIYQSDIQKQTPYNTYVINGLPPTPIANPGRAALEAVANPSKTDDLYFVADGTGGHVFAATLDEHNENVARYRALQKKQADDAAKAAAAGANGNTDKPAADKPADGGDSTGGDNGDAGGDAGDAQ, from the coding sequence ATGAACTTCGTCATCTCCTCGGTGATGCTGCTGGTTTTGGCGGCTGGAGTGGCGCTCTATTTCGGCAAGCAGGAATTCACCGAACCCGGTCCTTCGGCCAATGGCGACACCTTCCTGGTCAAGGCGAACACCGGCGTCCAGGACATCGCCGACCAGCTTGAACGGCGCGGACTGATCAGCGACGCCCGTGTCTTCCGCCTTGGCGTGCGTGCCTTCGGCAATGATTCCGCGCTCAAGGCAGGCGAATACGAGATCAAGCCCAGGGCATCCATGCGCGACATCATGGAGCTCCTGAAAAGCGGCAAGTCGGTGATGTACTCGCTGACCATTCCGGAAGGGCTGACGGTCGAGCAGGCCCTGCAGCGTATCGCCGACGAACCCGCCCTGAGTGGCGACATGCCTTCGACAACGCCTCCCGAGGGCAGCCTTGCCACCGACACGCTGCGCTTCACGCGTGGCGCGACGCGCCAGCAGATGATCGACAAGCTGCTGGCCGATCAAAAGAAGCTGGTCGACGAGGTATGGCAGCGGCGCGCGCCGGACCTGCCGCTCGCCAATATCGAGGACTTCGTCACCCTGGCGTCGATCGTCGAGAAGGAAACCGGCAAGGGTGACGAGCGTTCGCGCGTCGCCGCCGTCTTCCTGAACCGGTTGGCCAAGGGCATGCGCCTGCAATCCGATCCGACCATCATCTATGGTCTGTTCGGCGGCAAGGGAAAGCCCGCCGACCGCCCGATCTACCAGTCGGACATCCAAAAGCAGACACCTTACAACACCTATGTCATCAACGGGCTGCCGCCGACGCCGATCGCCAATCCGGGCCGCGCGGCGCTTGAGGCCGTGGCCAATCCATCGAAGACCGACGATCTATATTTCGTCGCCGACGGCACGGGCGGTCATGTCTTTGCCGCGACGCTGGACGAGCACAATGAGAACGTCGCCCGCTATCGTGCGCTGCAGAAAAAGCAGGCCGATGACGCGGCCAAGGCCGCTGCCGCCGGTGCCAACGGCAATACGGACAAGCCTGCCGCAGACAAGCCCGCCGACGGCGGCGACAGCACCGGTGGCGACAATGGCGATGCCGGCGGCGATGCGGGTGATGCCCAGTAA
- the fabF gene encoding beta-ketoacyl-ACP synthase II produces the protein MRRVVVTGLGLLSPFGMGFEHSWKELLTGRSAAKRITEFEVEDLACKVAHVIPRGDGSNATFNPEAVLEPKELRKIGDFILYGIAAADEALKDSGWEPKTHEEQCATGVLIGSGIGGIEGIAENAIILKERGPRRISPFFIPGQIINLVSGQVSIRHGLKGPNHAVVTACSTGAHAIGDAARLIMWGDADVMVAGGAEAPVTRLSIAGFAACRALSTERNDTPQTASRPYDRDRDGFVMGEGAGVVVLEELEHAKARGAKIYAEVTGYGLTGDAYHITAPAEDGDGAFRCMTAALNRAKLAPSDVDYINAHGTSTMADTIELGAVERLVGNAASKISMSSTKSSIGHLLGAAGAAEAIFSILAIRDNIAPATINLDNPERETAIDLVPNKPRSRQIDVALSNSFGFGGTNASLVFQRYNG, from the coding sequence ATGAGGCGTGTCGTCGTCACGGGCCTTGGGTTGTTGTCGCCGTTCGGCATGGGCTTCGAGCACAGCTGGAAGGAGCTTCTGACCGGCCGCAGCGCCGCCAAGCGCATCACCGAGTTCGAGGTGGAGGATCTTGCCTGCAAGGTCGCCCATGTCATTCCGCGTGGTGACGGCAGCAATGCTACCTTCAATCCAGAGGCCGTGCTCGAGCCCAAGGAATTGCGCAAGATCGGCGACTTCATCCTGTACGGGATTGCCGCCGCCGACGAGGCGCTGAAGGATTCCGGCTGGGAGCCCAAGACGCATGAGGAGCAGTGCGCCACCGGCGTGCTCATCGGTTCCGGCATTGGCGGCATCGAGGGCATCGCCGAGAATGCGATCATCCTCAAGGAGCGCGGTCCGCGCCGCATCAGCCCCTTCTTCATCCCGGGCCAGATCATCAATCTTGTCTCTGGCCAGGTTTCGATCCGGCACGGGCTGAAAGGCCCCAACCATGCCGTCGTCACTGCCTGTTCGACCGGGGCGCACGCCATTGGCGATGCTGCCCGGCTGATCATGTGGGGCGATGCCGACGTCATGGTCGCCGGTGGCGCCGAAGCGCCGGTGACGCGGCTGTCGATCGCGGGCTTCGCCGCCTGTCGGGCGCTGTCGACCGAGCGCAATGATACGCCGCAGACGGCCTCGCGTCCCTATGACCGTGACCGAGATGGCTTCGTCATGGGCGAGGGCGCCGGTGTCGTGGTGCTCGAAGAGCTCGAGCACGCCAAGGCGCGCGGGGCGAAAATCTATGCCGAGGTGACCGGCTACGGTCTCACGGGCGACGCCTATCACATCACCGCACCGGCTGAAGACGGCGACGGCGCCTTCCGTTGCATGACGGCGGCGTTGAACCGGGCCAAGCTTGCGCCATCCGATGTCGACTACATCAACGCGCATGGCACCTCGACCATGGCCGACACGATCGAGCTCGGCGCCGTCGAGCGGCTTGTCGGCAATGCCGCGTCGAAGATTTCGATGTCGTCGACCAAGTCGTCGATCGGCCATCTGCTGGGGGCGGCTGGTGCCGCCGAGGCGATCTTTTCGATCCTCGCGATCAGAGACAATATCGCGCCGGCGACCATCAACCTCGACAACCCGGAGCGTGAAACCGCGATCGACCTGGTGCCGAACAAGCCTCGCTCCCGCCAGATCGACGTGGCCCTGTCCAATTCCTTCGGCTTCGGCGGCACAAACGCTTCGCTTGTATTCCAGCGCTACAATGGCTGA
- a CDS encoding acyl carrier protein translates to MSDTAERVKKIVIEHLGVDADKVTEQASFIDDLGADSLDTVELVMAFEEEFGVEIPDDAAETILTVGDAVKYIDKASA, encoded by the coding sequence ATGAGTGACACCGCAGAGCGCGTCAAGAAGATCGTCATCGAGCACCTTGGCGTCGATGCCGACAAAGTGACGGAGCAGGCGAGCTTCATCGATGATCTGGGCGCTGACAGCCTCGATACGGTCGAACTCGTCATGGCGTTCGAAGAAGAGTTTGGCGTCGAGATTCCCGACGACGCGGCCGAGACCATCCTGACCGTCGGCGATGCGGTGAAGTACATCGACAAGGCTTCGGCCTGA
- the fabG gene encoding 3-oxoacyl-[acyl-carrier-protein] reductase: protein MFELTGRKALVTGASGGIGEAIARVLHAQGAIVGLHGTRIEKLETLAAELGDRVKLFPANLSNRDEVKALGQKAEADLEGVDILVNNAGITKDGLFVRMSDADWDSVIEVNLTAVFRLTRELTHPMMRRRHGRIINITSVVGVTGNPGQTNYCASKAGMIGFSKSLAQEIATRNITVNCVAPGFIESAMTDKLNDKQKEAIMAAIPTRRMGTSVEVASAVAYLASNEAAYVTGQTIHVNGGMAMI from the coding sequence ATGTTCGAACTGACCGGCCGCAAGGCGCTCGTCACCGGCGCATCGGGAGGCATCGGCGAGGCGATCGCCCGCGTGCTGCATGCTCAAGGCGCCATTGTCGGCCTGCACGGCACTCGCATCGAGAAACTCGAAACACTGGCCGCCGAACTCGGCGACCGGGTAAAGCTGTTTCCGGCCAATCTGTCGAATCGCGACGAGGTCAAGGCGCTTGGCCAGAAGGCGGAGGCCGATCTCGAAGGCGTCGACATCCTGGTCAACAATGCCGGCATTACGAAGGACGGGCTGTTCGTGCGCATGTCGGACGCCGATTGGGATAGCGTGATCGAAGTCAATCTGACCGCCGTTTTCCGGCTGACGCGCGAACTCACCCATCCGATGATGCGCCGCCGCCATGGCCGCATCATCAACATCACCTCGGTGGTTGGTGTCACCGGCAATCCCGGCCAAACCAACTATTGCGCCTCCAAGGCTGGCATGATCGGCTTCTCCAAGTCGCTGGCGCAGGAGATCGCCACCCGCAACATCACCGTCAACTGCGTTGCCCCGGGCTTCATCGAATCGGCGATGACCGACAAGCTCAACGACAAGCAGAAAGAGGCGATCATGGCGGCGATTCCGACGCGCCGCATGGGCACGAGTGTTGAAGTGGCGTCCGCCGTCGCCTACCTCGCCTCCAACGAAGCCGCCTACGTCACCGGGCAGACCATCCATGTCAACGGCGGCATGGCGATGATTTGA
- the fabD gene encoding ACP S-malonyltransferase — protein MAVAFTFPGQGSQAVGMGKDLADAFPEARRIFQEVDDALGENLSKLIWEGPEETLTLTANAQPALMAVSLAAVRALEARGFSLKGKVAYVAGHSLGEYSALAAAGFVSVADAARLLRIRGNAMQAAVPAGEGAMAAIIGLEQEDVEAACTEAAQGSGKVCQIANDNGGGQLVISGAKAAVELAAKLCTEKGAKRALMLQVSAPFHSALMAPAANVMRDALAGVAKNAPAVPVVSNVTVTPTGDPDEIARRLVEQITGRVRWRETVEWFGANGVVTLYEIGAGKVLSGLARRINRDIATSAIGTSADVEAALAALA, from the coding sequence ATGGCCGTCGCATTCACCTTTCCGGGACAAGGCAGCCAGGCTGTCGGAATGGGCAAGGATCTTGCCGATGCCTTTCCGGAGGCGCGCAGGATCTTCCAGGAAGTCGACGACGCGCTCGGCGAAAACCTGTCGAAGCTGATCTGGGAAGGTCCGGAAGAGACGTTGACGCTGACCGCCAATGCGCAGCCGGCACTGATGGCGGTTTCGCTGGCCGCCGTGAGGGCGCTGGAAGCGCGCGGTTTCTCGCTGAAGGGCAAGGTCGCCTATGTCGCCGGCCATTCGCTGGGCGAGTATTCGGCCCTTGCCGCCGCCGGCTTTGTTTCCGTCGCCGATGCCGCCCGCCTGCTGCGCATTCGTGGCAACGCCATGCAGGCGGCGGTGCCGGCCGGCGAGGGCGCCATGGCGGCGATCATCGGACTGGAGCAGGAGGATGTCGAAGCCGCTTGCACCGAGGCCGCGCAAGGCTCCGGCAAGGTCTGTCAGATCGCCAATGACAATGGCGGCGGCCAGCTGGTCATCTCCGGCGCCAAGGCCGCGGTTGAGCTGGCGGCGAAACTGTGCACCGAAAAGGGCGCCAAGCGGGCGCTGATGCTGCAGGTCTCGGCGCCCTTCCATTCCGCCTTGATGGCGCCGGCGGCGAACGTCATGCGCGATGCGCTCGCCGGGGTGGCGAAGAACGCGCCGGCGGTTCCCGTGGTGTCCAACGTCACCGTGACACCGACCGGCGATCCGGATGAGATCGCCCGGCGCCTTGTCGAGCAGATAACCGGCCGCGTGCGCTGGCGCGAAACGGTGGAATGGTTCGGCGCCAACGGCGTTGTGACGCTTTACGAGATCGGCGCCGGCAAGGTGCTGTCGGGCCTGGCCCGGCGCATCAACCGCGATATCGCTACATCAGCCATCGGCACGTCGGCCGATGTTGAGGCGGCACTGGCCGCACTCGCATAA
- a CDS encoding LTA synthase family protein, with the protein MAKSSKRAGKAAPQFLEDDPSTGYLPGRRWPVVRYGLISLAISTILVFAIEWIVRGDFAGTVFFFLQPLKPGWTTIVVFALILIGLDAVLGRSHQSLMIVAPLTLSLAFVGHQKSHYLGDPLYPTDFLYARQIFALLPLLVRERPMTALAMVVGIVAGLSLLVYGWRQWRRKVPALSHKGRLARLTLAVPLLAFFVSIMDYATFSWTRDRLQIIPIMWDQKENYASNGFALAFALNVPMAHVSAPPGYTEKAIAAIDRPQITASVPDERPDIIVVMSESFWDPTKLPGVTITPDPIPTVRALRSGSMFSPEFGGMTANIEFEALTGFSNAFLPAGSIPYQQYVRTPTPSMATFLKSEGYRARAIHPGTNWFWNRGAVYADFGFNDFKSEETLPPMEKRGPLASDAAMTDEIIREADASDDPVFFFAVSLQNHGPYEPNRYYNPTHAVQAPISQWARDSLLSYAEGSADADHGLERLIEWAKKRERPTIVAFFGDHLPPLGPVYVETGFLKDNVAPRKEPTPQAALDHHETPLIIWSNRSGPVADLGTVSPAFLPYHILTAAGITHPYYTGFLGEMRERYRVVDRNLLLTPAGEATPDWSRQKEINPAIRDFRLIQYDMMFGKRHAAPDFFPETVDKIVAHTS; encoded by the coding sequence GTGGCAAAGAGTTCGAAACGCGCCGGTAAAGCCGCGCCTCAGTTCCTGGAAGACGATCCGTCCACCGGCTATCTGCCGGGCCGGAGATGGCCGGTTGTCCGTTACGGATTGATCAGCCTGGCGATCTCAACCATCCTGGTGTTCGCCATCGAATGGATCGTGCGCGGTGACTTTGCCGGCACCGTCTTCTTCTTCCTGCAGCCGCTCAAGCCGGGCTGGACGACCATCGTCGTGTTCGCGCTGATCCTGATCGGCCTCGACGCCGTGCTCGGCCGCAGCCACCAGAGCCTGATGATCGTCGCGCCATTGACGCTCTCGCTGGCATTTGTCGGCCACCAGAAGTCGCACTATCTCGGCGATCCGCTCTACCCGACGGATTTCCTCTACGCTCGCCAGATCTTCGCGCTGTTGCCGCTCCTGGTGCGTGAACGGCCGATGACCGCGCTCGCCATGGTCGTCGGCATCGTCGCCGGCCTGTCGCTGCTCGTCTATGGCTGGCGGCAGTGGCGCCGCAAGGTTCCCGCGCTCAGCCACAAGGGTCGCCTTGCCCGGCTGACGCTGGCGGTGCCGCTGCTCGCCTTCTTCGTCTCGATCATGGACTATGCCACCTTCTCATGGACCAGGGATCGGCTGCAGATCATCCCGATCATGTGGGACCAGAAGGAAAACTACGCCTCCAACGGCTTTGCACTAGCCTTCGCGCTCAACGTGCCGATGGCCCATGTCTCGGCACCCCCGGGCTATACGGAAAAGGCGATCGCGGCGATCGACCGGCCGCAGATAACGGCCTCGGTGCCCGATGAAAGGCCAGACATCATTGTCGTCATGAGCGAATCCTTCTGGGATCCGACCAAGCTGCCCGGCGTCACCATCACACCGGATCCCATCCCCACCGTGCGGGCATTGCGTTCCGGTTCGATGTTCTCGCCTGAATTCGGCGGCATGACGGCAAATATCGAATTCGAGGCGCTGACCGGTTTTTCCAACGCTTTCCTGCCGGCCGGTAGCATCCCCTACCAGCAATATGTGCGCACGCCGACACCATCGATGGCGACCTTCCTGAAGAGCGAGGGCTACCGGGCGCGCGCCATCCATCCGGGCACCAACTGGTTCTGGAACCGTGGCGCGGTGTACGCCGATTTCGGCTTTAACGATTTCAAGTCGGAAGAGACGCTGCCGCCCATGGAAAAGCGCGGACCGCTGGCATCGGATGCGGCGATGACGGATGAGATCATCCGGGAAGCCGACGCCAGTGACGATCCGGTGTTCTTCTTCGCGGTCAGCCTGCAGAACCATGGCCCCTATGAACCGAACCGCTATTACAACCCGACCCACGCCGTGCAGGCGCCGATCAGCCAGTGGGCGCGCGATTCGCTGCTGAGCTATGCGGAGGGTTCCGCCGATGCGGACCACGGCCTTGAACGGCTGATCGAATGGGCCAAGAAGCGCGAGCGGCCGACGATTGTCGCCTTCTTCGGCGACCATCTGCCGCCACTGGGGCCCGTCTATGTCGAGACGGGCTTCCTGAAGGACAACGTCGCGCCACGCAAGGAACCGACACCGCAAGCCGCCCTTGACCATCACGAGACACCGCTGATCATCTGGTCGAACCGTTCCGGCCCGGTCGCGGACCTCGGCACGGTAAGCCCGGCATTCCTGCCCTATCATATCCTGACCGCGGCCGGCATCACCCATCCCTACTACACGGGCTTCCTGGGCGAGATGCGGGAGCGCTACCGCGTCGTCGACCGCAACCTGCTGCTGACCCCGGCCGGCGAGGCCACGCCCGATTGGTCGCGTCAAAAGGAGATCAACCCGGCAATCCGCGATTTCCGGCTCATCCAGTACGACATGATGTTCGGCAAGCGCCATGCCGCGCCCGACTTTTTCCCCGAGACGGTCGACAAGATCGTCGCCCATACAAGTTGA
- a CDS encoding pilus assembly protein: MLLNRFWRSKSGNFALLMGLGLPAILSAVAFAVDVSTIMRAKSNLQNALDAANLASSHLGDLDMTRTDAFDRYFQANVVGHGELANAQATLTVDRGVNFIKTKAVASADVNLNFAFLFGQNRHIVVNASAVESNNQLEVVLVLDNTGSMAGARMTALRAATKSLLDTLEATKSPTRQVRASLVPFVTAVNVNGDGFDPSWIDMDGKSSTNGINFPVIDGKRPTHMALFKQLGLKGGWNDTGWKGCVEARPGTYNISDTPPDPNKPDTLFVPYFAPDDPAPATKPSGSYGNSATGYNNSYLDDTIDKNKLKQSGINVLGIDLSGLLGGAIDASLGADLEKIAKYVASTNKLVTETGTAITVGPNRSCPTPIVPLTDDFVKLRKAASQMTEWNGSGTNVSEGLSWGMRVLSPGAPYTDGVPFKTPGASKIVMLLTDGENVVYGASNQPTKSDYTSYGYLAGGRFGSDNQTTAARNVDAWTKSVCTQLKNEGVQIYTMVLQSDTAANRALYSACASDPSDYYAVNDPAKLPNVFQQIANKFSKLQLTN, translated from the coding sequence ATGCTTCTCAACAGATTCTGGCGCTCGAAGAGCGGCAATTTCGCACTTCTGATGGGACTCGGTCTACCGGCCATCCTGTCGGCCGTCGCCTTCGCGGTTGATGTGTCGACCATCATGCGTGCCAAGAGCAACCTGCAGAATGCGCTCGACGCCGCAAATCTCGCCTCTTCTCATCTCGGCGATCTGGACATGACCCGCACGGACGCCTTCGATCGCTATTTTCAGGCCAACGTCGTCGGGCATGGCGAACTCGCCAACGCGCAGGCGACGCTGACCGTCGACAGGGGCGTCAACTTCATCAAGACAAAGGCGGTTGCCTCGGCGGACGTCAATTTGAACTTCGCCTTCCTGTTCGGCCAGAACAGACACATCGTCGTCAATGCCTCGGCTGTCGAATCGAACAATCAGCTCGAAGTCGTGCTGGTGCTGGACAATACCGGCTCGATGGCGGGTGCCCGCATGACGGCATTGAGGGCGGCAACCAAGTCCCTGCTGGACACTCTGGAGGCGACAAAATCGCCGACGCGCCAGGTGCGTGCCTCGCTGGTTCCCTTTGTCACGGCGGTCAACGTCAATGGCGATGGGTTCGACCCGTCCTGGATCGACATGGACGGGAAATCCTCCACCAACGGCATCAATTTCCCCGTCATCGACGGCAAGCGGCCGACCCATATGGCGCTGTTCAAGCAACTGGGGCTGAAGGGCGGATGGAACGACACCGGATGGAAAGGCTGCGTCGAGGCTCGCCCCGGCACCTACAACATTTCCGATACGCCACCGGACCCGAACAAGCCCGACACGCTGTTCGTGCCCTATTTCGCTCCCGACGATCCAGCACCTGCCACCAAGCCGTCCGGCTCCTATGGCAACTCGGCGACCGGCTACAACAATTCCTACCTCGACGACACCATAGACAAGAACAAACTCAAGCAGTCCGGCATCAATGTGCTGGGTATCGACCTCAGCGGCCTGCTCGGAGGTGCGATCGACGCGTCGTTGGGCGCTGATCTGGAAAAAATCGCCAAATATGTCGCCTCGACGAACAAGCTCGTCACCGAGACCGGCACCGCCATCACCGTTGGGCCGAACCGCTCCTGCCCGACCCCTATCGTTCCCTTGACCGACGACTTCGTCAAATTGCGCAAGGCGGCGAGCCAGATGACGGAATGGAACGGTTCCGGCACCAATGTCTCGGAGGGCCTGTCGTGGGGCATGCGGGTGCTTTCACCAGGCGCGCCCTATACCGATGGGGTGCCATTCAAGACGCCGGGCGCCAGCAAGATCGTCATGCTGCTCACCGACGGCGAGAATGTCGTCTATGGCGCCAGCAATCAGCCGACCAAGTCCGACTACACGTCCTATGGATATCTGGCGGGTGGCCGCTTCGGGTCCGACAACCAGACAACGGCGGCCCGCAATGTCGACGCCTGGACCAAGAGCGTGTGCACGCAATTGAAGAACGAGGGTGTGCAGATCTATACGATGGTGCTGCAGTCGGACACCGCCGCCAACCGGGCGCTTTACAGCGCCTGCGCTTCCGACCCGAGCGATTATTACGCCGTCAACGACCCGGCCAAGCTGCCGAACGTCTTTCAGCAGATCGCCAACAAGTTCTCGAAGCTGCAACTCACGAACTGA
- the rpsF gene encoding 30S ribosomal protein S6 produces the protein MALYEHVFLARQDLSQQQVDALVEQYKGVISANGGSVGRVENWGLKSLTYRVNKNRKAYYTLMDLDCPPAALNEMERQMGLSEDVLRFLTIKVEAHEEGPSAMMQKREERSERGSFGDRDRGPRSFGDRDRGDRGDRPPRSFGGDAGGDRGPRRPREGFEGGAE, from the coding sequence ATGGCTCTTTACGAACATGTGTTTCTTGCCCGGCAGGACCTCTCGCAGCAGCAGGTCGATGCGCTTGTCGAACAGTACAAGGGCGTCATCTCCGCGAATGGCGGGTCCGTCGGCCGGGTCGAGAACTGGGGACTGAAGTCCCTCACCTACCGGGTCAACAAGAACCGGAAGGCATACTATACGCTTATGGACCTCGACTGCCCGCCGGCAGCGCTCAACGAGATGGAGCGCCAGATGGGCCTGTCCGAGGACGTCCTGCGGTTCCTGACCATCAAGGTCGAGGCGCATGAGGAAGGTCCCTCGGCCATGATGCAGAAGCGCGAAGAGCGCTCCGAGCGCGGCAGCTTCGGCGACCGCGATCGCGGCCCGCGTTCGTTCGGCGACCGTGATCGCGGCGACCGTGGCGATCGTCCGCCGCGCAGCTTCGGCGGCGACGCCGGTGGTGATCGTGGTCCGCGCCGTCCGCGCGAAGGCTTTGAAGGGGGTGCAGAATAA
- the rpsR gene encoding 30S ribosomal protein S18: MVDINQIPTRRPFHRRRKTCPFSGANAPKIDYKDVRLLQRYISERGKIVPSRITAVSQKKQRELAKAIKRARFLGLLPYVVR; the protein is encoded by the coding sequence ATGGTCGACATCAACCAGATCCCGACCCGGCGCCCGTTCCACCGTCGCCGCAAGACCTGCCCGTTCTCCGGCGCCAACGCGCCCAAGATCGACTACAAGGACGTGCGTCTCCTGCAGCGCTACATTTCCGAGCGCGGCAAGATCGTGCCGTCGCGCATCACCGCCGTGAGCCAGAAGAAGCAGCGTGAACTCGCCAAGGCGATCAAGCGCGCCCGTTTCCTCGGCCTGCTGCCCTACG